In Cuculus canorus isolate bCucCan1 chromosome 8, bCucCan1.pri, whole genome shotgun sequence, a single genomic region encodes these proteins:
- the HTATIP2 gene encoding LOW QUALITY PROTEIN: oxidoreductase HTATIP2 (The sequence of the model RefSeq protein was modified relative to this genomic sequence to represent the inferred CDS: inserted 2 bases in 2 codons; deleted 1 base in 1 codon), with protein sequence MAAAGGGGGSCFVLGASGQTGRALLRELLARRLFARVTLVGRRRLSLGEKEEAAVEQAVVDFEAAEASTAAAFQGHDVGFCCRATTRAEAGAAGFVRVDQDYVVQAAELARAGGCRHFVLQSSWGVNQHSRFFYRRVKGEVENLVQAVGFYRCTIFCPAVLLCKRQESQPVEWVAQQFLSVVERVFPTAYSVPVEMVARXMVASVLHXGEGRWKVLENGTIHELGKAVPQQGT encoded by the exons ATGGCGGCAGCAGGCGGCGGCGGTGGGTCATGCTTCGTGCTGGGCGCCTCGGGGCAGACGGGTCGGGCGCTGCTGCGGGAGCTGCTGGCGCGACGGCTCTTCGCCAGGGTGACGCTGGTCGGGCGGCGCCGGCTGAGCCTGGGCGAGAAGGAGGAAGCGGCCGTG GAGCAGGCGGTGGTGGACTTCGAAGCTGCTGAGGCGAGCACGGCCGCCGCCTTCCAGGGACAC GATGTCGGCTTCTGCTGCAGGGCAACCACCAGGGCCGAGGCTGGCGCG GCCGGCTTTGTCCGCGTGGACCAGGACTACGTCGTGCAGGCAGCGGAGCTTGCGCGGGCGGGGGGCTGCAGGCACTTTGTCCTGCAGTCCTCGTGGGGGGTGAACCAGCACAGTCGCTTCTTCTACCGTCGCGTGAAG GGAGAAGTGGAGAACCTGGTTCAGGCTGTTGGTTTTTATCGTTGTACCATTTTCTGTCCAGC GGTGCTGCTGTGCAAACGCCAGGAGTCCCAGCCTGTGGAGTGGGTGGCCCAGCAGTTTCTGAGTGTTGTGGAACGGGTCTTCCCCACTGCTTACTCGGTGCCTGTTGAAATGGTAGCCA CTATGGTGGCCAGCGTGCTGC CAGGTGAAGGAAGGTGGAAAGTGCTGGAGAACGGGACGATCCATGAGCTGGGAAAGGCAGTGCCACAGCAGGGCACGtag